From one Deinococcus cellulosilyticus NBRC 106333 = KACC 11606 genomic stretch:
- a CDS encoding TIR domain-containing protein — protein sequence MTGYGFNQGIRRKVFISYHHKNDQRYCDEFRQLFAGMYNILTDNSLQRALNSDNAAYIDRAVRENYIHGSSITVVLCGAETYKRKFVDWEIYATLLYDHALLGIVLPTCERDWTTAPYLPKLPARLRDNVNSGYAHLISYTTNPQQITVEIEKAITMKRSSLINNKRSQMSRNL from the coding sequence ATGACTGGCTACGGTTTCAATCAAGGCATAAGAAGAAAGGTCTTCATAAGCTACCACCATAAAAATGATCAGCGCTATTGTGATGAATTCAGGCAATTATTTGCTGGAATGTACAATATCTTAACTGATAATTCTCTGCAAAGAGCTTTAAATAGCGATAATGCTGCTTATATTGATCGTGCTGTGAGAGAGAATTATATTCATGGCTCTTCTATTACGGTAGTGCTTTGTGGTGCTGAGACTTACAAAAGAAAATTCGTTGATTGGGAGATATATGCTACTCTACTGTATGATCATGCTTTATTGGGTATTGTGCTTCCTACTTGTGAGAGGGATTGGACAACTGCACCATATCTCCCCAAATTGCCAGCACGTTTAAGAGATAATGTTAATAGCGGCTATGCGCATCTTATTAGTTATACCACTAATCCTCAACAGATCACTGTGGAGATAGAAAAAGCAATCACAATGAAAAGATCATCTCTCATTAATAATAAAAGATCTCAAATGTCGAGGAATCTCTGA
- a CDS encoding toll/interleukin-1 receptor domain-containing protein, which translates to MPGRNYFSDVTTVLKSLSPTSSIRLPENWEKVISEIDKPKKCVFISYKGDDLDVAKDIANYLTSVGINIFFDREHDLLTHANTQNDYDTVVSYIEAGISISSHMLAVVSDKTKNSWWVPFEIGSARRKSTEIAHVVTKEVFDLPAFLRISEIITSDEDLEKWVKKENVHKSIITESGKSIDKPSITRLPLYKKAINFV; encoded by the coding sequence ATGCCTGGAAGAAATTACTTTTCGGATGTAACCACAGTACTAAAGTCCCTCTCTCCAACTAGCTCCATTCGCCTCCCAGAAAACTGGGAAAAGGTGATTTCAGAAATTGACAAACCCAAGAAATGCGTATTTATATCCTACAAAGGTGATGATTTAGATGTAGCTAAAGATATTGCAAATTACTTAACTTCGGTAGGCATAAACATATTTTTTGATAGAGAACATGACCTATTGACTCATGCAAACACACAGAACGATTATGATACCGTTGTAAGCTATATAGAAGCAGGGATTTCTATATCCAGTCATATGTTAGCTGTAGTAAGCGATAAAACAAAGAACTCCTGGTGGGTACCTTTTGAGATTGGCTCAGCACGCCGAAAGTCCACAGAGATAGCTCATGTGGTAACTAAGGAAGTTTTTGACCTTCCTGCATTTTTAAGAATATCAGAAATTATTACCAGTGATGAAGATCTTGAGAAATGGGTTAAAAAAGAAAATGTGCATAAGAGTATAATAACAGAAAGTGGAAAATCTATAGATAAACCATCTATTACCAGACTGCCCCTTTATAAAAAAGCCATCAATTTCGTATAA
- a CDS encoding helicase-related protein encodes MLFSPGYYLSEWNGEGLMFYLTPEANMVEVKVMYGVLAKAGDLTEKWITLKPNGPDHPGYVHVKIRLHSDGTAHILHGPKELRGLHLHKLGSKGSQDKKKAAVPKPKKEETPEEKAARETKEAAVKESILKAQQRAMEAAHALTQSGHFQMDDETREKLASGKAPAIQAGLRRLEAHIIKSLVSNPELKNAILHPEDQVDVDDAFKPTATGSTGYQYSAAEEAEKQGFTPEDARAEHEKFLQDRIDAEQDEGKRKRMQKALERMRSGTKPQRSSTPRGSSKVTDETLKEKSDKARELLQATRALKHLQGELRKIRLNQDPDSTPQEHEALDAASKPAKGAPWDISFDTVAPEFAQELEAKIKDVAATDLTRSFLDALEEEPAHEWDYTSLRKAMRAPHATGAYAHLSNVALATLGGDVLDRRALDVLGVEAASKLIAHALKRDLAPEDHSKLMEALGTHHDQVSTQAMQQALSAAQAARADAEGMDIPPISSTTDATVIQHLLKEKRERLQEAHNALGNALGQVEAGAALNMALKRNEQHLLVNLGTTNVQKAALNLRALGLQDGDYEYHQDADNNLWVKIHPVGMDRLTPVVPAEEREQAERIKAIKEGHEDEDDWLPAGFTRYSAAAFDANPPKPLNVSTPPGFKPGKDPKDAMQEFIASRMADGWTLGEVSRVLRQQSFLIDWVPEDQRDGYFAALDELMPSKTSEGQYVDYDHLEAKHPELYGALSQLADGYIQKRHPGEASYSSQVLHDTPETRKALYMAVLADPKTQLGFKGLQDLTPKDQGTLRSYFLSNIAGLSPEALAQRKEEAKRALQTYDAKYPEPSKFVAAGAEMGMFGMMDEEEKPVTLTLPSEDRERLLKRMNLTQEGEHYTVGPDGGITLTPAGEKAFRPPPADAGVKGLERLNPDWQSWDRKRLDYVAERTGGDVLEWSDFLELQKTPQKAYEAIQEHMKGAFIERFAQHHANLTGKPLRTSKQVNTHGEALWSVADKDSYQSFKDAMQSLQHSLREREGGKFKAMGGRGALVDAFRTFREKQKAAESAQSALFGMADSDTHQEASDVIPHLERRALPRGVENRISEMLQHVSQNIKPHMNPVKLIPDMTMGKGTKFVKQQRAIKAIMAQKKLASWLGVGSGKTGVSIGAFTELHHRGEVQKGLFVVPSIVRNQFGEEIARMTEPGRFKFHAQDATFEERLKAYQDPGTHMISVTHQSFRDDMSRIMQQHYGLTEPELNQRFMQADTAGRHQMLSEALAAHNIPLHYLALDEGHDTLNRQGKQESMLSAINETALQLSKYGTLMTGSPLKNDESEVFDTLKKLDPVKFGDQEALRRKYGVDVFASKEGLKRLIDQHTYSDAVPSGTTRKVVWGQDGTQGDTASGHQAIELTPWQKAELQRVDEAYHAAHKARARGESDIEALKVLSPNSFDHVPEDQHHTIAKNLNNSLATLRYGAQARTINDAPAEHNAKIQQIVQLAHARRGKGGVVFAHSKKAVEEITRALKDTGHVVGTITGASSSDDKGKVRQAFDDKRIDIVVCSDAGAVGANLQKRGEWLVNHDLPMTAKTHEQRNARIDRLGQEKPIELHNLISNTDHDRTNYERLERKRALGAIFQGQHESLDDTGLGRALVLAGLTRGQLAKPLALEPEEEQLSLF; translated from the coding sequence ATGTTGTTTTCTCCCGGTTATTACCTGTCAGAGTGGAACGGCGAAGGCCTGATGTTTTACCTCACCCCTGAGGCCAACATGGTTGAAGTGAAGGTGATGTATGGGGTGCTGGCAAAAGCTGGAGACCTCACCGAGAAATGGATCACCCTCAAACCCAATGGGCCGGACCACCCCGGGTATGTGCATGTGAAAATCCGCCTGCACAGTGACGGCACCGCCCACATCCTGCACGGCCCCAAAGAACTCCGCGGTTTGCACCTGCACAAGTTGGGCTCCAAAGGGTCCCAGGACAAGAAAAAGGCAGCCGTCCCAAAGCCCAAAAAAGAAGAGACCCCAGAGGAAAAAGCTGCCCGGGAGACCAAAGAGGCTGCTGTGAAAGAAAGCATCCTGAAAGCCCAGCAACGGGCAATGGAGGCCGCCCACGCCCTCACCCAATCCGGTCATTTCCAGATGGACGATGAAACCAGGGAGAAGCTGGCTTCTGGAAAAGCCCCTGCCATCCAAGCAGGGCTCAGGCGCCTGGAGGCCCACATCATCAAAAGCCTGGTGAGCAACCCTGAACTGAAAAACGCCATCTTGCACCCGGAGGACCAGGTGGACGTGGATGATGCTTTCAAGCCCACTGCCACCGGATCCACCGGCTACCAGTACAGTGCAGCTGAAGAGGCTGAAAAACAGGGGTTCACCCCGGAAGATGCCCGTGCGGAGCACGAAAAATTCTTGCAGGACCGCATTGATGCTGAGCAGGATGAGGGCAAGAGAAAACGCATGCAAAAGGCCCTGGAGCGCATGCGATCCGGCACCAAACCCCAGCGGTCCAGCACCCCCAGGGGTTCCAGCAAAGTGACGGACGAAACCCTGAAAGAAAAATCCGACAAGGCCCGGGAGCTGCTGCAGGCCACCCGTGCCCTGAAACACCTGCAGGGGGAACTCAGAAAAATCCGGTTGAACCAGGATCCTGATTCCACACCGCAGGAACATGAAGCACTGGACGCTGCCAGCAAACCGGCAAAAGGTGCCCCGTGGGACATCAGTTTTGATACCGTCGCCCCTGAGTTTGCCCAGGAGCTGGAAGCCAAAATCAAAGACGTGGCCGCCACGGACCTCACCCGTTCTTTTCTGGATGCCCTGGAAGAAGAACCAGCCCACGAGTGGGATTACACGTCTCTCCGCAAGGCCATGCGTGCCCCGCACGCCACCGGTGCGTATGCCCACCTCAGCAATGTTGCCCTGGCAACTTTGGGTGGGGATGTGTTGGACCGCCGTGCCCTGGATGTGTTGGGGGTGGAAGCCGCCAGCAAGCTCATTGCCCACGCCCTCAAGCGTGACCTGGCTCCTGAGGACCACAGCAAACTGATGGAGGCATTGGGCACCCACCACGACCAGGTGAGCACCCAGGCCATGCAACAGGCCTTGAGTGCAGCCCAGGCCGCCCGTGCGGACGCTGAAGGCATGGACATCCCGCCCATTTCCAGCACCACCGATGCCACCGTCATCCAGCACCTGCTGAAAGAGAAACGGGAACGCCTGCAAGAAGCCCACAATGCCCTTGGAAATGCCCTCGGGCAGGTGGAGGCCGGTGCTGCTTTGAACATGGCCCTGAAGAGAAACGAACAGCACCTGCTGGTGAACCTCGGCACCACCAACGTGCAGAAAGCCGCTTTGAACCTGCGGGCCCTCGGGTTACAGGACGGGGATTACGAGTACCACCAGGACGCCGACAACAACCTTTGGGTGAAAATCCACCCTGTAGGGATGGACCGGCTCACACCGGTGGTGCCAGCAGAGGAGCGGGAGCAGGCCGAGCGCATCAAGGCCATCAAAGAAGGCCATGAGGACGAAGACGACTGGCTGCCAGCTGGCTTCACTCGGTACAGTGCAGCGGCTTTTGATGCCAACCCACCCAAACCCCTCAATGTCAGCACCCCCCCGGGCTTCAAACCTGGCAAGGACCCCAAAGACGCCATGCAGGAGTTCATTGCTTCACGCATGGCCGATGGGTGGACCCTCGGAGAGGTGTCCAGGGTACTCAGGCAGCAAAGCTTCCTCATCGACTGGGTGCCTGAAGACCAGCGGGACGGGTATTTTGCTGCCCTGGATGAACTGATGCCCTCCAAGACCTCTGAAGGGCAATACGTGGATTACGACCATCTGGAGGCCAAGCACCCTGAGTTGTACGGGGCCCTCTCCCAGCTGGCCGATGGTTACATCCAGAAGCGTCACCCCGGGGAAGCAAGTTACAGCAGTCAGGTGCTGCATGACACCCCGGAGACCCGCAAGGCCCTGTACATGGCGGTGCTGGCCGACCCCAAAACACAGTTGGGATTCAAGGGCCTGCAGGACCTCACCCCCAAAGACCAGGGCACCTTGCGGTCCTACTTCCTCTCCAACATTGCAGGTTTGTCCCCAGAGGCACTGGCCCAGCGCAAAGAAGAAGCCAAAAGAGCCCTGCAGACTTACGATGCCAAGTACCCGGAGCCCAGCAAGTTTGTGGCGGCAGGGGCGGAAATGGGCATGTTTGGGATGATGGATGAGGAAGAAAAACCCGTTACCCTCACCTTGCCCAGTGAGGACCGGGAGCGTCTGTTGAAGCGCATGAACCTCACCCAGGAAGGGGAGCATTACACGGTGGGGCCGGATGGAGGCATCACCCTCACCCCCGCAGGTGAAAAAGCCTTCCGGCCACCCCCTGCAGATGCCGGCGTGAAAGGCCTGGAGCGCTTGAACCCCGATTGGCAGTCATGGGACCGGAAACGGCTGGATTATGTGGCCGAGAGGACCGGTGGGGACGTGCTGGAATGGTCGGATTTTCTGGAGCTCCAAAAAACCCCTCAGAAAGCCTACGAAGCCATCCAGGAGCACATGAAAGGGGCCTTCATTGAGCGCTTCGCCCAGCATCATGCCAACCTGACCGGCAAGCCTTTGCGCACCAGCAAGCAGGTGAACACCCACGGTGAGGCCCTGTGGAGTGTGGCCGACAAGGACTCCTACCAGTCGTTCAAAGACGCCATGCAGTCTCTGCAGCACAGCCTCCGGGAACGGGAAGGCGGCAAGTTCAAGGCAATGGGTGGACGTGGGGCCCTGGTGGACGCCTTTCGCACCTTCCGCGAAAAGCAGAAAGCCGCTGAGTCTGCCCAGTCTGCATTGTTTGGCATGGCCGACAGCGACACCCACCAGGAAGCCTCAGATGTGATTCCCCACCTGGAACGCCGGGCGTTGCCCCGCGGGGTGGAAAACCGCATCTCGGAGATGCTGCAGCATGTTTCCCAGAACATCAAACCCCACATGAACCCCGTCAAGCTCATCCCAGACATGACGATGGGCAAAGGCACCAAGTTCGTGAAGCAGCAACGGGCCATCAAAGCAATCATGGCCCAGAAGAAGCTTGCGTCATGGTTGGGGGTGGGCAGCGGGAAAACCGGGGTGTCCATTGGCGCATTCACCGAGCTGCACCACCGGGGTGAGGTGCAAAAAGGCTTGTTTGTGGTGCCCAGCATCGTCAGAAACCAGTTTGGGGAAGAAATTGCACGCATGACCGAGCCGGGCCGGTTCAAGTTCCATGCCCAGGATGCCACTTTCGAGGAGCGCCTGAAAGCCTACCAGGATCCGGGCACCCACATGATTTCCGTGACCCACCAGAGTTTCCGTGACGACATGAGCCGGATCATGCAGCAGCATTACGGTCTCACCGAGCCAGAACTCAACCAGCGTTTCATGCAGGCCGACACAGCCGGGCGGCACCAGATGCTCTCCGAAGCGCTGGCCGCCCACAACATCCCCCTGCACTACCTGGCCTTGGACGAAGGCCACGACACCCTGAACCGGCAAGGCAAGCAAGAGTCCATGCTGTCCGCCATCAATGAAACCGCCTTGCAGCTCAGCAAGTACGGCACCCTCATGACCGGCAGCCCTCTCAAAAACGATGAGTCGGAGGTTTTTGACACCCTCAAGAAGCTCGACCCGGTGAAGTTCGGGGACCAGGAGGCCCTGAGGCGCAAGTACGGGGTGGATGTGTTTGCCAGCAAAGAAGGCCTCAAGCGCCTGATTGACCAGCACACTTACAGTGACGCGGTGCCCAGTGGCACCACCCGCAAAGTGGTGTGGGGCCAGGACGGGACCCAGGGCGACACCGCATCCGGCCACCAGGCCATTGAGCTCACCCCCTGGCAGAAAGCCGAGTTGCAGCGTGTGGATGAGGCCTACCATGCTGCACACAAAGCCCGGGCCAGAGGGGAGAGCGACATTGAAGCCCTCAAGGTTCTGTCCCCCAACAGCTTTGACCATGTGCCGGAAGACCAGCACCACACCATTGCCAAGAACCTCAACAACTCTCTTGCCACCCTCCGGTACGGGGCCCAAGCCAGAACCATCAACGATGCCCCGGCAGAACACAACGCCAAAATCCAGCAGATTGTGCAGCTGGCCCACGCCAGGCGGGGGAAAGGGGGTGTGGTCTTTGCCCACAGCAAAAAAGCAGTCGAGGAAATCACCCGGGCCCTCAAAGATACAGGGCATGTGGTGGGCACCATCACCGGGGCCAGCAGCTCAGACGACAAAGGCAAGGTGCGCCAGGCGTTTGACGACAAACGGATTGACATTGTGGTGTGCAGTGATGCTGGTGCTGTGGGGGCCAACCTGCAAAAACGCGGTGAATGGCTTGTGAACCACGATTTGCCGATGACCGCCAAAACACACGAGCAGCGGAACGCCCGAATTGACCGATTGGGACAGGAGAAACCCATCGAGTTGCACAACCTCATCAGCAACACCGACCATGACCGGACCAATTACGAGCGCTTGGAACGGAAGCGTGCGCTTGGTGCCATCTTCCAGGGCCAGCACGAATCCCTGGACGACACCGGGCTTGGAAGGGCCTTGGTGCTGGCAGGCCTTACTCGCGGTCAGCTGGCCAAACCACTTGCTTTAGAGCCTGAAGAGGAACAATTGAGTCTGTTTTGA
- the dnaN gene encoding DNA polymerase III subunit beta — protein MKVLVAKKFLNAALQKLARVVPPRNNNPILSYTRLTTTHQGFHLEGTNLELDLRFFVPAQVEGTAQLALPAHLFAQIVSKLPGETVEMSLQSGNVTVSSGGSNYKLQTGDVSQFPTIEILEGTAKVKGAGFKQALSNTLYCVANEAFQQVFRAQKVECTPERLRVVCSDGFRLAYFQVDGLDLTGNYLIPNKSAKEIAHLIDDQEGEITLAANTFRKQLSIHGNGWSLNTKLMDGEFPDYQRIVPSNIKATVNVRTSVLQEALNRTAVMCDSSLNNRIELQISDNKLHLWAENDYGKADEVLEVEHIGDPISLGFNVRFLSDAIKPITDEYTTLQLSGATTPAAIKGSQDTAYLSVVVPLRI, from the coding sequence ATGAAAGTGCTTGTAGCCAAAAAATTCCTCAATGCCGCCCTGCAAAAACTGGCCCGGGTGGTGCCACCCCGCAACAACAACCCCATCCTCAGCTACACCCGGCTCACCACCACCCATCAAGGCTTCCACCTGGAAGGCACCAACCTTGAACTGGACCTTCGCTTCTTCGTGCCAGCCCAGGTGGAAGGCACCGCACAGCTGGCCCTGCCAGCCCACCTGTTTGCACAGATTGTTTCCAAGCTGCCCGGAGAGACCGTTGAAATGTCCCTGCAAAGCGGCAACGTCACCGTGTCCAGCGGGGGAAGCAACTACAAGCTGCAAACCGGAGATGTCAGCCAGTTCCCCACCATCGAGATCCTGGAAGGCACAGCCAAAGTGAAAGGGGCTGGCTTCAAACAAGCCCTCAGTAACACCCTTTACTGCGTTGCAAACGAAGCCTTCCAACAGGTTTTCCGGGCGCAAAAAGTGGAATGCACCCCTGAACGCCTGAGGGTGGTGTGCAGTGACGGTTTCCGGTTGGCCTACTTCCAGGTGGACGGCCTGGACCTCACCGGCAACTACCTGATTCCCAACAAATCAGCCAAAGAAATCGCACACCTCATCGACGACCAGGAGGGAGAAATCACCCTGGCTGCCAACACCTTCCGCAAGCAGCTCAGCATCCACGGCAACGGATGGTCCCTCAACACCAAACTGATGGACGGAGAATTCCCAGACTACCAGCGGATTGTGCCCAGCAACATCAAAGCCACGGTGAACGTGCGCACCAGCGTGCTGCAAGAAGCCCTGAACCGCACCGCTGTCATGTGCGACAGCAGCCTCAACAACCGGATTGAATTGCAGATCAGCGACAACAAGCTGCACCTGTGGGCCGAAAACGACTACGGCAAGGCAGATGAAGTGCTGGAAGTGGAGCACATCGGAGACCCCATCTCACTGGGGTTCAACGTGCGTTTTCTCAGTGACGCCATCAAGCCCATCACCGATGAATACACCACCCTCCAACTCTCAGGTGCCACCACCCCCGCAGCCATCAAAGGCAGCCAAGACACGGCTTACCTGTCCGTGGTGGTGCCGCTCAGGATTTAA
- a CDS encoding 2'-5' RNA ligase family protein — MKRLLVKAPAASAAPKGIILCLVPPEDVAHQLALSGGLPEEELHVTLAYLGKTDSVALDQVKEAARPLREYLKGLSALKGEFSGVGRFTIPKKDAFFLTLDVPGLNVVRETCCNVLKMCGLPPDNTHGFTPHMTLKYVEASEPVPVQRLTPVPVEFTHMELWYGSTHLRVPIGR; from the coding sequence GTGAAGCGCTTGCTTGTGAAAGCCCCTGCAGCCAGCGCAGCCCCCAAAGGCATCATTTTGTGCTTGGTGCCCCCTGAAGATGTGGCCCACCAGCTGGCTTTGAGTGGAGGCCTGCCGGAAGAAGAGTTGCATGTCACCTTGGCCTATCTTGGAAAGACCGACAGTGTTGCACTGGATCAGGTGAAGGAAGCGGCCAGGCCGCTGAGGGAATACCTGAAAGGCTTATCTGCCCTGAAGGGAGAATTTTCCGGTGTGGGACGGTTCACCATCCCCAAAAAGGATGCTTTTTTCCTCACACTGGATGTCCCAGGGCTGAATGTGGTGAGGGAAACCTGCTGCAACGTGCTGAAGATGTGCGGTTTGCCCCCGGACAACACCCACGGGTTTACGCCCCACATGACGCTCAAGTATGTGGAGGCCAGTGAGCCGGTACCAGTGCAGCGCCTCACGCCGGTGCCGGTGGAATTCACCCACATGGAACTGTGGTACGGCAGCACCCACCTTCGGGTGCCCATTGGGAGGTGA
- a CDS encoding replicative DNA helicase, whose amino-acid sequence MIQGLETRVAPNSLDAEVAVLGAVLLDNDTLAVLTDVTPEMFYRESHRRIWQAMKNIESRGGDNPIDLVTLSEELRTRGQLDEIGGATYLIGLSESVPTAVYAEYYARILKEKHALRQLIHNSGRIMQMAYESELPVDEIQDRAQQLIYDVTSQETVEADSADGEQAVGLFMEWLEGNKGQPFATGLKDVDEMLGGGLYPESLIVLGAPPRVGKSTFALNVADRIAESYKDEYDALYFAMEMSADEITSRRVAARARVDFQRLRAYKQDPKNNPLTEQDWTRISKALETIRQVPLTIYDRPGMSYNYIASKARAHMRKRGKKLSLVVVDYLQIMDFSAFSKAGSNESSEIGKTANAFKRLARELQCPIMVVSSLSRDVEKRPNHRPMLSDLRASGDIEYAAKEIFFLYRDEIYNPDTDQQGIAEFIIGKQRNGPVGVVKLQFHGAQMRFNSLATGN is encoded by the coding sequence ATGATCCAGGGGCTTGAAACACGGGTGGCTCCCAACTCGCTGGATGCTGAAGTGGCCGTGCTGGGTGCCGTGCTGCTGGACAATGACACCTTGGCGGTGCTCACTGATGTCACCCCGGAGATGTTTTACCGCGAATCCCACCGGCGCATCTGGCAGGCCATGAAAAACATTGAGTCACGTGGTGGTGACAACCCCATTGACCTGGTGACCCTTTCTGAGGAGCTGCGGACCCGGGGCCAGCTGGATGAGATTGGGGGGGCCACTTACCTGATTGGGCTCTCGGAAAGTGTGCCCACCGCGGTGTATGCCGAGTACTATGCCCGGATTCTCAAAGAAAAGCATGCTTTGCGCCAACTGATTCACAACTCAGGCCGGATCATGCAGATGGCCTACGAGTCTGAATTGCCTGTGGACGAGATTCAGGACCGGGCCCAACAGCTGATTTACGATGTGACCTCTCAGGAAACCGTGGAAGCGGACAGCGCAGATGGTGAACAGGCCGTGGGCCTGTTCATGGAGTGGCTGGAAGGCAACAAGGGGCAACCTTTTGCAACGGGCCTGAAGGATGTGGATGAAATGCTGGGCGGTGGCCTCTACCCGGAGTCCCTGATCGTGCTGGGTGCCCCTCCACGGGTGGGCAAGAGCACTTTTGCCCTCAATGTGGCAGACCGCATTGCGGAAAGCTACAAGGACGAATATGACGCCCTGTACTTCGCAATGGAGATGTCTGCAGATGAAATCACCTCCAGGCGGGTGGCGGCCCGGGCCCGGGTTGACTTCCAGCGCCTCCGGGCTTACAAACAAGACCCCAAGAACAACCCCCTCACTGAGCAAGACTGGACGCGCATTTCCAAGGCCCTGGAAACCATCAGGCAGGTTCCCCTCACCATTTATGACCGCCCTGGCATGAGCTACAACTACATTGCCAGCAAAGCCCGGGCCCACATGCGAAAGCGGGGCAAGAAACTCAGCCTGGTGGTGGTGGATTACCTGCAGATCATGGATTTTTCTGCTTTTTCCAAAGCTGGCAGCAATGAATCTTCAGAGATTGGGAAAACCGCCAATGCCTTCAAGCGGCTGGCCCGTGAACTCCAGTGCCCCATCATGGTGGTTTCCTCCCTCAGCCGGGACGTTGAGAAGCGCCCCAACCACCGGCCCATGCTGAGCGACTTGAGGGCATCTGGGGACATTGAGTATGCTGCAAAAGAGATCTTTTTCCTGTACAGGGACGAGATTTACAATCCAGACACCGATCAACAGGGAATTGCTGAGTTCATCATCGGAAAGCAGCGTAATGGTCCTGTAGGAGTTGTCAAGTTACAATTCCACGGTGCTCAAATGAGGTTCAACAGTTTGGCCACTGGCAATTGA
- a CDS encoding ParA family protein, whose protein sequence is MITVAIAAEKGGVGKTTTATHLAYLAAQQGRKVLLVDMDTQGQSGGFLNVNGKNLPGMYEALAFHDEFKRGYTPMKDLVQKEVRPNLDILPTSPALGEAELIIASVPNRERILLDRLAEIKSGYDLCIMDVGPSTNLSSLLALYAADWLLIPTSPGLASRQGVEGVLSRVDVMTRRLDRAPKVAGILATMIREKEIATRELLKYQRSFPEEQRAGKVHHAAEMERELGKGQTIFELNADSIPARDYQQVFKWFCDRVALSGVAK, encoded by the coding sequence ATGATTACGGTTGCCATTGCCGCAGAAAAAGGTGGGGTGGGCAAGACCACCACTGCAACCCACCTGGCATACCTGGCCGCCCAGCAGGGCCGCAAAGTCTTGTTGGTGGACATGGACACACAAGGCCAAAGCGGGGGCTTTCTCAACGTGAACGGCAAGAACCTGCCTGGCATGTATGAGGCCCTGGCCTTCCATGATGAGTTCAAGCGTGGGTACACCCCCATGAAGGACCTGGTGCAAAAAGAAGTGCGTCCAAATTTGGACATTCTTCCCACCAGCCCAGCCCTTGGGGAAGCCGAGCTCATCATTGCCAGTGTGCCCAACCGTGAGCGGATTTTGCTGGACCGCCTGGCCGAGATCAAAAGTGGGTATGACCTGTGCATCATGGATGTGGGTCCTTCCACCAACCTCAGCAGCCTGCTGGCCCTTTATGCCGCCGACTGGCTGTTGATTCCCACCAGCCCGGGCTTGGCCTCCAGGCAGGGTGTGGAAGGGGTGCTGTCCCGGGTGGATGTGATGACCCGCAGGCTGGACCGGGCTCCGAAAGTGGCAGGCATTCTGGCAACCATGATCCGGGAGAAAGAAATTGCCACCCGTGAATTGTTGAAGTACCAGCGGAGTTTTCCTGAGGAGCAACGTGCTGGCAAAGTCCACCATGCTGCAGAGATGGAACGTGAATTGGGCAAAGGACAAACCATTTTTGAACTGAATGCCGATAGCATCCCGGCCAGGGATTACCAGCAGGTGTTCAAGTGGTTTTGTGACCGTGTGGCATTGAGTGGAGTGGCGAAATGA